A window of the Cucurbita pepo subsp. pepo cultivar mu-cu-16 chromosome LG01, ASM280686v2, whole genome shotgun sequence genome harbors these coding sequences:
- the LOC111780818 gene encoding glutathione S-transferase U17-like, with protein MAKDEDVKLVGSWTSPFVMRPRIALNIKSVDYEFVQETFGSKSQLLLQSNPVHKKIPVLIHAGKPIAESSIIVEYIDEVWSSAPSILPSDPYDRALARFWASVVDEKFFTPMKASVGAEGEVKKGLMNQAVEAIGLLEEAFGTLSRGKAFFGGDHIGFVDIAFGSFLGWIRVAETSNGMKLIDAAKTPGLDGWAQRFSAHDAVKDLLPDTAKLLEFSKVLAAKLKEKH; from the exons ATGGCGAAAGATGAAGACGTGAAGCTTGTGGGTTCCTGGACTAGTCCATTCGTGATGAGGCCAAGAATCGCCCTCAACATCAAATCCGTAGACTACGAGTTCGTTCAAGAAACATTCGGATCCAAAAGCCAGCTTCTTCTCCAATCCAACCCTGTTCACAAGAAGATCCCCGTTCTCATTCACGCCGGCAAACCCATCGCCGAATCCTCCATCATCGTTGAGTATATCGATGAAGTCTGGTCCTCTGCTCCTTCCATCCTTCCCTCCGATCCTTACGATCGCGCCCTCGCTCGATTCTGGGCTTCCGTCGTTGACGAAAAG TTTTTCACACCAATGAAAGCGAGTGTGGGTGCAGAAGGGGAGGTGAAGAAGGGGCTTATGAATCAAGCGGTGGAAGCCATAGGGTTATTGGAGGAAGCTTTCGGGACGCTGAGCAGAGGAAAGGCGTTCTTCGGCGGAGACCATATTGGGTTTGTTGATATCGCTTTCGGGTCGTTTCTGGGGTGGATTAGAGTGGCGGAGACATCAAATGGGATGAAATTGATAGACGCAGCGAAGACGCCAGGGCTGGACGGATGGGCTCAGAGATTCTCTGCACACGACGCTGTGAAAGATCTGTTGCCCGACACTGCAAAGCTTCTGGAGTTCTCCAAGGTTCTGGCAGCCAAACTTAAAGAAAAGCATTGA